The following DNA comes from Phytohabitans rumicis.
TGCGGTTGACCGGCTGGCTGGACGAAGACGGCGCGGCGACGGTGAACGCCGCGTTGGATCCGTTGTGCGCACCGCGGCATGACGTGGACGTCCGTACCCCGGCCCAGCGCCGGGCTGATGCGTTGGTCGAGATCTGCGACCTGGCCATGCGGACCGAGGACTTGCCGGAGAGCGGTGGGGAGCGGCCGCACGTGGTGGTGACGGTGTCGTTCGACATGCTGCGCCTCGCTCTCGGTGTGGGCACCCTGGACACCGGTGAGCGGCTCAGTCCGGAGCAGGTGCGCCGGCTGGCCTGCGACGCCAAAATCATCCCCGCCATCCTGGGTGGCGACGGGCAGATCCTCGACCTCGGCCGCACCCGCCGGCTCATCAGCGGACCGTTGCGCCGGGCGCTGGAGTTACGGGACAAGGGCTGCGCGTTCCCCGGCTGCGACCGGCCACCGCGCTGGTGTCACGGGCACCACATCCGGTCGTGGGCTGATGGTGGTCCGACCACGTTGGACAACAGCGTCATGCTCTGCGGCCACCACCACCGGCTGATCCATCGTGGACACTGGACGGTCCAGATCGCCGCGGACGGGATACCCGAGTTCATCCCACCCGCGTACGTGGACCTGGAGCGGCGGCCACGGCGGAACACATACCACCGCCGCGAATGACCACGAGATGTCCGACGGCGCAGTGGGCGCGACTGGCCCGTTGTCGCCAGCGTGGACTCGATCATCCCCGGGCGCACCGTGCTGCCGGCGGCCTGATCAGCGGCCGCGTCGATCCACTACGAGGAGTTCAACCTCCGCTGATCCCGGCCGCGGGCATCCGTGCGATAGCCTGTGGCCCCATGGGATCCGTGGACGTGGTCTTGGCCGTCGTGGTCGCCGCAGCCAACCTGGCCGTCGCAGCCCTGCTGCTCGCCGGGAGCCGTGGCGGCAGGGCAGTGCCCCGGATCTTCCGCCGCTCGCAGCCCTTCCCGCGCATGCGGGCGGCGATGCACGCCTGCCTGGGGCTGGGGATGGGCGCCGGCTGGCTCGTCAAGGACATCTTCCCGCCCCACTCCACGGGCGACATGGTGCTATTCAACGTGATAAGGATCCTGCTGGTGGCTGGCCTCGTCACCGCCCTGCTGGTCGCCTTCCGGCACGCGCGACCCATCCGTCGCAAGGCCGCCGGCTAGTAGGGCAGCCCGGTTCGCGGCGGTCGCGGGCCGGTTCGGGCGGGCGGAGCCGCGCCGGCAGGCGCGGGCGTTCCTGCTGAGCCTGTTGTCTGATGTGGACTCGCGGTCGTGTTGGCAGTTGGCCGAGCAGGGCGGCTTCACGGTTGGCACGCAAGGGCACTACACCGGCACGGCCGGCCGGATCGAGAACGCGCAGATCGCGGTATACCTGGCGTATGCCGGGCCGGTGCGCCACCGCAGGCGTGCAGCCGCCAGCACCGCGGCCACGGGTTGTCGGTATTAGAAACAGAAAAGGAGAGCACCACTGCTCTCCATTAACAACATATACCGCACCTGGGGGCTTGCGGCAAGACCCGGGTCGTACCGCAGAATCGTCGTCCTAGGCCAATGCCTGCGAAATGGGGGTCGCGAAAATGCGTATCGGGCAGCACGTCGTGAAGTCTCGCTAGGGCAGCGCGGGTGACGATCCCCCGTCGCCGCCGGACGTTATCGACAACCAGGACCTAAAGGCGTTCAACACCCGCGTCCGCGACCACGTTTGGTCGCGCGCCGACGCGTGCGCGCACGCCGCCGCACGCACCCTTAGCACCAAGGAGAGTTGATGACCGTTCAATCCGAGCTGGCCGTGGCCGGCGGGCCCGTTGCCGAGGTGCCGGCCGAGCAGTTCGGGCGGATGTCGCACGCCGAGGTGATCCAGGCGTTGTCCGGCCTCATGCTCGGCATCTTCGTCACGATCCTGGCCTCGACGATCGTCTCCAACGCGCTGCCGCGCATCATCGCCGACCTGGGTGGCACCCAGTCGGTCTACACCTGGGTGGTCACCACCGAGTTGCTGTCGATGACCGCGACCCTGCCGCTCTGGGGCAAGATGGCCGACCTCTACAGCAAGAAGCTGCTGATCCAGCTCTCGTTGAGCCTGTTCGTGGTCGGCTCGCTGATCGCCGGCTTCGCGCCGAACGTCACGGTGCTGCTGGTCAGCCGGATCGCGCAGGGCGTGGGCGCCGGCGGCATGGGCGCGCTCGCGATGATCGTGATGGCCGCGATGATCCCGATGCGGGAGATGGGTCGCTACTCCGGTGTCTTCGGCGCGGTGTTCGGCGCGGGCACGATCGCCGGCCCGCTGATCGGCGGGGTGCTGGTGGACACCTCGTGGCTGGGCTGGCGCTGGTGCTTCTTTATCGGCATCCCGTTCTCGCTGGCCGCGATCGCCCTGCTGCAGAGGACGCTGCACCTGCCGGTCGTCCGCCGGCCGGTGCGGGTCGACTGGCTGGGCGCGCTGCTGATCATGGCCGGCGTCTGTACGGTGTTGATCTGGTCCAGCCTGGCCGGGCACCACTTCGCGTGGGGCTCGTGGCAGACCGGGGCGTTCGTCTGCGGTGGCGGGCTCCTGCTCGCGCTCGCGGTGTGGACCGAGTCGCGGGCCACGGAGCCGATCATCCCACTCAGGATCTTCCGCAACCGTACGGTCACGCTCGCGGTGGTGGCCAGCACGCTGGTCGGCGTGGCGATGTTCGGCGGCACGGTGTTCCTGTCGCAGTACTTCCAGGTGTCGCTCGGCAAGTCCCCGACGGTGGCCGGCCTGATGAGCCTGCCGATGATTTTCGGCGTGCTGGTGTCCTCGACGGTCGCGGGACAGCTTGTCACGCGGTTCGGGCGGTGGAAGGCGTATCTGGTGGTGGGCTCGGTCGTGATGACCGGCGGGTTCCTGTTGCTCAGCACGATCGACGCGAACACCGGCGTCGTGCTGCTGGCGGCGTACATGGTGGTGCTCGGGGTCGGGGTCGGCATGCTCATGCAGAACCTCGTGCTCGCCGCGCAGAACGACGTGCCCGCCGCCGAGTTGGGCGCGGCCACATCGACGATCACCTTCTTCCGCAGCATGGGCGGCGCGATCGGGGTGAGCGCGCTGGGCGCGGTGCTCACCAACCGGGTGACCTCGCTCTACGTCGACCACTTCGGCGCGGCGGCGACCGGGGGCGGCGGCGCCAAGGTGCCCGACCTGCGGGCGCTGCCCGCGCCGGTCCTCGCCGTGATCCGCGACGTCTACGGCACGGCGACCTCGGACCTGTTCCTGGTGGCGGCGCCGATCGCATTCCTCGCCGTTCTGTCGGTGGTCTTCATCAGGGAAAAGCCGCTGTCCACCCTCACCGGCGACGAGCGCCGCGCGCGGGAAGCAAGCGGCCCCGAAGCAAACGGCCCCGAAGCAAACGACCCGACAGTGGAGCGATGACGTGAACGATCTGAGCACCAGCGTGTTCGACCTTCCCGACCGCCTCTGCGCCAAGGCCGACCCGACGCTGATCGCCCGCGACGAGCAGCACTTCGCGGCCATCGCGGAGAGCCTTGAGCGGGTGACCGCCGAGCTGTCCGACCGGCTGGACGCCGAGCGCAGGGCGCCCGCCGGCAAGGGCCGGCAGGCGTTGGACCGGGACCAGGAGGTACGCCGGCTGACCGCGCGCCTGCGTACCCTGCGTCGTTTCAGTGTGGACCTGTGCCTCGGGCGCATGGTCAGCGCGGACGGCTCCGAGCCCGTGTACGTCGGACGGCTCGGCCTCACGGACAGCACGGGTCGCCGGCTGTTGCACGACTGGCGCTCCCCCGCGGCCGAGCCGTTCTTCGCCGCGACCCACGCCAACCCGATGGGTCTGGTGAGCCGCCGGCGGTACCGCTGGACGCGCGGGCGGATCAGCGACTACTGGGACGAGGTGTTCACCGCGGACGGGTTCGAGGGGCACGCCGCGCTCGACGACCAGTCCGCGTTCATCGCCAGCCTGGGCGGCAACCGGTCGGCCCGGATGCGGGACGTGCTCGGCACGATCCAGGCCGACCAGGACGCCATCATCCGGGCGGGATCCCGCGGCGCCCTCGTCGTCGACGGCGGGCCGGGTACCGGGAAGACCGTCGTCGCGCTGCACCGCACCGCCTACCTGCTCTACTCCGACCCGCGTCTCGGGCACCGCCGGGGCGGCGTGCTGTTCATCGGTCCGCACCAGCCGTACCTGAACTACGTCGCCGACGTGCTCCCCAGCCTCGGCGAGGAGGACGTGCAGATCTGCACCCTGCGGGACCTCGTCCCGGAGGGTGCCGCGGCCGCGGTCGAGAGCGACCCGGAGGTGGCCGCGCTGAAGTCGTCCGCGGACCTGGTGAAGGCGATCGAGGCGGCGGTCAGGTTCTACGAGGAGCCGCCCACCAAGGGGATGCGGGTCGCGACCGAGGAGTCCGACGTCTGGCTGAGCGCCGCCGACTGGGCCGACGCGTTCGACGCGGCGGGACCCGGCACCCCGCACAACGAGGCGCGCGAGCTGATCTGGCAGGAGCTGCTCACGATCCTGATGGACAAGCACAGCGGCGACGAACCGGATGACCTGCTGCGCGCGTCGCTGCTGCGGAACAAGGAGCTCCGCACGACCTTCAACCGCGCGTGGCCGCTGCTGGAGGCGGCAGACCTCGTCGCGGACCTGTGGTCGGTCCCCGCCTACCTGCGCAAGTGCGCTCCCTGGCTCGGCACCGACGACGTCCGGAAGCTGCAGCGCGCGGACGCCCGGGCCTGGACGGTGTCCGACCTGCCGCTGCTGGACGCGGCCCGGCAGCGGCTCGGCGACCCGGAGGAGTCACGGCGTGAGCACCGGCACGACGCCGCTCTCGCCGCCCAACGCGCCTACATGGACAGGGTCGTCGACGACCTGCTCGCGGCCCACACCTATGACGACGGCGAAGGCTTGCTGATCATGCTGCACGGAAAGGACATGCGGGACTCCCTGGTCGACGAGACGGTGTCGCCGGCCGCCGCGCCGGACCGGCTCGCCGGCCCGTTCGCGCACATCGTCGTGGACGAGGCCCAGGAGCTGACCGACGCCGAGTGGCAGATGTTGCTGCTGCGCTGCCCGTCCCGGAGCTTCACGATCGTCGGGGACCGGGCCCAGGCCAGGCACGGGTTCACGCAGTCGTGGCAGGCACGGCTGCAACGGATCGGGCTCGACCGGATCAACCTGGCCTCGTTGAGCATCAACTACCGGACGCCGTCGGAGGTCATGGCGGAAGCCGAGCCGGTCATCCGGGCCGTGCTCCCGGACGCCAACGTGCCGACCTCCATCCGTGACAGCGGCATCCCCGTCGTACACGGATCCGCCGCCGAGCTGGATTCGATCCTCGACACCTGGCTCGCGGCGCACGCCGACGGGATCGCCTGCGTCATCGGCGATCCCACCTTCCAGCCGACGTCCCGCGTCCGGTCGCTGACCCCGGAGCTGTCGAAGGGGCTCGAGTTCGACCTGGTGGTCCTGGTCGATCCGGAGGCGTTCGGCGAGGGCATCGAAGGAGCGGTCGACCGCTACGTCGCGATGACCCGGGCGACCCAGCGGTTGGTCATCCTCACGAGCCTTCCGCGGCGCGGATGAGGTCGCCGACGCGGCGCAGGGCCCCGCGGACGCGCTGGGTCCAGCCGTCGTCGCCGAGCAGGATCATCGTCTCGCCGCCGAGGAACGACAGCCCGACCAGGACCGCGACGTCGGCGGCGGTGAACGGGCCGAGCGAGCCGAAGCGCTCCTCGGCCTCGCGGGCGACGTCCTCCAGGACGTCCATCCAGCCCTGGAGCATCGCGAGCACCTGCCGGGCCACCTCGTCGTCGGACCAGCCGGCGGCGACCATCTCCTGCAGCACGCGGACGTAACCGGAGGCCAGGTCGTCGTCGAGCAGGTCGCACGCCTCCTCGTACCGCTTCGACAGCGGGACCTGGGCGGCGTACATCTGCTGCTGCCGGCCGATCAGGCGGCGGTTCTCGTGGTCCAGCAGCGCGAGGACCATGCCGCGCTTGCCGCCGAAGTGGTAGTGGATCTGGCTCAGCGGCACGCCGGCCCCCTCGGCCACCTTGCGGGTGGAGAGGTTGGCGTAGCCGTCCGCCAGCAGGCACGACCGGGCCGATTCCATGATCTTGATCGCGGTATCGGTAGCCAATGAGGCGCTCCTGTCAGGTATCAGACCTTGTCGGTCGGTCGACCGAATGATAGCGTACCCCAATTCGGTCGGTCGACCGAGCGAAAGCGGCAAAAGCGAAATTAAGGGGGCAACGGCCATGGGCCGACGGATCATGATCTTCGGGTACGGGGTGTTCGCCTACCTGGCGTTCCTCGCCGTCATCGGCTACACCATCGGCTTCCTGGCGGGCTCCGGGGTGCCGAAGGACGTCGACGACGGCGCCTCCGGCCCGGCCTGGGTGGCGGTGCTGGTCGACGTGGCGCTGCTCGGCCTGTTCGCCGTGCAGCACAGCGTGATGGCCCGGCCGTGGTTCAAGCGGTGGTGGACCCGGATCGTGCCACCCGCGCTGGAGCGCAGCACCTACGTGCTGGCCGCCAGCCTCGTGGTGGCCCTGGTGCTGTGGCAGTGGCGGCCGCTGCCGGACATGGTGTGGTCGGTGGACGCGACCTGGACGCGGGCGACGCTCTGGACGATCGGCCTCGGCGGCTGGGGCGTGCTGGTGTTCAGCACGTTCCTGATCGGGCACTTCGACCTCTTCGGGCTGCGCCAGGTCCTGGCCCGCTTCCGGCGCACCCCCTACACCGAGCCGGGCTTCCACGAGCCGGTGCTCTACCGCCTCGTCCGCCATCCGATCATGGTCGGGTTCCTGATCGCGTTCTGGGCGACGCCGCAGATGAGCGTCGGGCGGCTGCTCTTCGTCGGCACGGCCACCGGCTACATCCTGGTCGCCGTCCGGTTCGAGGAGCACGACCTGCGCCGCGAGATCGGTGAGCCGTACGAGCGGTACGCCGAGCGGGTGCCCCGGTTCATCCCCGGCCGAGCGCGCTGGCCGGACGCGGCCCCGCGGTCCACGACAGCCGCGCACACTAAGGGCGGAGGGGATTGCGATGCGGGCGCGAGAAGCGGACACCGAGGGCTTCGTCGAGCACGACGGCGTAAAGATCCACTACGAGGTGTACGGGGACGGGGAGCCGACCCTGCTGCTGATGCCCACCTGGACGATCGTCCACAAGCGACTGTGGAAGGGGCAGATCCCGTTCCTCGCCCGCCATCACCGGGTGGTGACGTACGACGGACCGGGCAACGGTCGGTCCGACCGGCCGCTTGAGCCGTCCGCCTACGGGCAGGAGGCGCAGGTGGCGTACGCGCTCAAGGTGCTCGACGCCGTGGGCGGCGGCCCGGTGGTCCAGGTGGCGCTGTCCAAGGCCGCGAACTGGGCGCTGGATCTGGCCGCCCACCACGCCGAGCGCGTACGCGGCACCGTCCTCATCGGACCGACGGTGGCCGTCGCCGACACCGACGCGGTACGGCTCGCTCACTCGGCGCTGGACGGACCGCGGCCGGACGTCGAGCCGTCGCGGGTGCCGCTCGTCGAGAAGGACCCGCCGGAGCAGTGGGCGAAGTACAACCGTGCCTACTGGCGCGAGGACTACGACGACTTCGTCTGGTTCTTCCTCGGCCAGTGCTTCTCCGAACGGCACTCGACCAAGCAGATCGAGGACGGCGTGCGCTGGGGCCGGGAGACCACCGGAGCGGTGCTCGTCGCCGACAGCCACGGCTCCCGGCCGGACGCGGACACGCTCGCCGCCTGGTGCGCGCGCGTCACGCAGCCGGTCCTGCTGATCCACGGCGACAAGGACCGGATCAGCCCGGTACGCCGCAGCGAACTGCTCGCCGACCTGACCGGCGGGGAGCTGGTCACGCTGGAGGGCGCGGGCACATCCCGCTCGCCCGCGATCCGGTACGCGTCAACCTCCTGATCCACGACTTCGCCCAGCGGCTCGGGCCGGCGAGCGCCGCGCGGCGTACCTGGGCGCGCTGGAGCCACCGGCCCAAGCGGGTGCTCTACATCTCCTCGCCGATCGGCCTCGGCCACGCCCGCCGGGACGTCGCCATCGCCGCGGCGCTGCGGGAGCGGCACCCCGACGTCCAGATCGACTGGCTCGCCCAGCATCCGGTGACGCGGGTGCTGGAGGCGGCCGGCGAGCACGTGCACCCGGCCAGCCGCTGGCTCGCCAACGAGTCCGCGCACATCGAGGGCGAGGCCGGCGAGCACGACCCGCACTGCTTCGAGGCGCTGCGGCGGATGGACGAGGTGCTGCTGGCCAACTTCATGGTCTTCCACGACGTCGTCCGGGACACGCCGTACGACCTGGTCGTCGGCGACGAGAGCTGGGACGTCGACCACTTCCTGCACGAGAACCCGGAGCTCAAGCGCTTCGCGTACGCCTGGCTCACCGACTTCGTCGGCAACCTGCCGATGCCCGACGGCGGCCCGCGCGAGGCGCTGGTCACCGCCGACTACAACGCCGAGATGATCGACCACATCGCCCGGTACCCGCGGATCCGGGACCGCGCCGTCTTCGTCGGCAACCCGGACGACGTGGTCGACGCCCACTTCGGCCCCGGGCTGCCGCGGATCCGCGACTGGACCCGCGAGCACTACGCCTTCGCGGGGTACGTCACCGGCTTCGACCCCGCCGCCGTCGCCGACCGCGAGGCGCTGCGGGCCGACCTCGGCTACCGCCCCGACGAGCGGGTCTGCGTGGTGACCGTCGGCGGCTCGGGGGTCGGCGGCCACCTGCTGCGCCGGGTGGTCGACGGGTACGGCGCGGCGGCCGCCCGCGTACCCGGGCTCCGGATGGTCGTCGTCACCGGGCCCCGCATCGACCCGCGGTCCGTGCCCGCCGCGGACGGCCTCGACGTCCGTGCCTTCGTCCCGGACCTCTACCGGCACCTGGCCGCGAGCGACCTCGCGATCGTCCAAGGTGGACTGACGACGTGCATGGAGCTGACCGCGGCGCGGCGCCCGTTCATCTACATCCCACTGCGCCACCACTTCGAGCAGAACTTCCACGTCGCGCACCGGCTCGACCAGTACGGCGCCGGGTACCGCCTCGACTACGACGACCTGACGCCGGACACCCTCGGCGCGGCCATCGCGGCGCAGATCGGGCGCGACACGGCGTACCGCCCGGTGGAGACGGACGGCGCCGCGCGCGCCGCGGACCTGCTCGCCGACCTGCTCTGACCCGCGTGGCCGGCGGGGTGCGATGATCGTGGAATGTCTGTGCTTGACGCGTTCGCTCTGACCGGACGGGTAGCGGTGGTGACCGGCGGAAACCGGGGGCTCGGGCGGGCGTTCGTCGACGCGCTCGCGCAGGCCGGAGCCAGTGTCGCGATCGTCGCCCGGGACACCGCCAAGACGGCCGAGGTGCTCGCCGAGCTGCCGGACGGGACGGCGGTGCGCGGCTTCGCGGCCGACGTCCGCCAGCGCGCCGAGGTGGACCGGGCGGTCGAGGAGATCGTGTCCGAGATGGGCGGCGTGGACATCCTGGTCAACAACGCCGGCACCTGCGTCCACGCCCCCGCGCTCGACGTCACCGAGGCCGACTGGCACGCGGTCGTCGACACCAACGTCACCGGCGTGTGGAACTGCTGCCAGGCGTTCGGCCGCCACATGGCGAGCAACGGCGGCGGCACCATCGTCAACGTCGGCTCGATCTCCGGCCTGATCGTCAACCGTCCACAGTGGCAGCCCGCCTACAACGCCTCCAAGGCGGCCGTGCACCAGCTCACCAAGTCGCTCGCCGCCGAGTGGGCACCGCTGGGGATCCGGGTCAACGCCCTCGCCCCCGGCTACATCAAGACCGAGATGGCGCCGGTGGACCGCCCGGAGTTCCGGCAGCACTGGATCGAGGACGTGCCCATGAAGCGGTACGCCACCCCGGAGGAGATCGCGCCGAGCCTGATCTACCTGGCCAGCGACGCCTCCGCGTTCATGACCGGATCGGTGCTGGTCATCGACGGCGGCTACACCGCCTTCTGAGACGGCGCCTAGCCGGTCTGCCGTTCGAGCGCGCGCCGGGCGAGCTGCCATTCGGACTCGAACTCCGGCACGAGCCGGATGAGCATCGTCGTGCCGCCGTCGCCGACCCGCACCTCGCTGGCGCCGCCGCGTTCGAGGGCGCGCCCGGTGATGAGGGAGTCGTCCGCGCACTCCACGGTGAGGTCGTCCCGGCGCTGGTCGACCTCGAGGGTGACCGCCAGGGCGTCCGGCTCGGCGAGCCTGTCGACGAGGGCGCGGAGCCGGCTGGACAGCGTCCGGTACGCTCCGCCGATGCTATTCGTGGATGGGCAGGCCAACGAGCGACTGGTGCTCGATGGCGAGTGGTTCGAGAAGCTGCGCGGCGGGCAATCCAAGACCCGCCTACCGGCGTCGTCCTTCCTCGACGCGGCCTGGAAAGACATTGATCGACGGGTACGACTGTTCGGCAGCGAGCGGGAACAACTGGTCCAGGTGACGCTGCGGTTCGCGGATGGGCCGTTCGTCGGGTTCGTTACCGCGGCCGCGAAGCGATCGCAGGTAGAGGCCATCGTCGCCGGGTTGGAGGCCGCCCGAACCGGCGCTTGAGCGTTCCAGCCTCACCCGGGCCGCAGCCGGCGGGCGAGCGCCGCGACCGCGGGTGGCAGGGCCGGCGTCGTTCCCGCGGCGGCCCGCAACGCCCGCGGCGACAGGCCGTACGCGGCCCGGAAGCGGCGGGAGAAGTGCAGCGGGTCGGCGAACCCGACGGAGCGGCCGACCTCGGTGACGCTGAGGTTGCTGCGCACCAGCAGCGCCTCGGCGCGGGCCAGCCGGACCAGTTCCAGGGCGGCGACCGGGCCGTGCCCGTACGCCTGCCGGAACAGCCGCGACAGGTGCGCCCGCGACACCCGCGCCGCCGTGGCCAGTTCGCCGACCGGTACGGCCCGGACCCGGGTCGCCCACTGCCGGCGTACGTGGTCGAGCGCCGCCGCGAGCGGTGGCGGCTCGGCCGGATCGCGCACTGGCGGCAGCGGACCGGACACGAACGTGCGGACCACGGTGGTCAGCATCTGCTCGATCCAGTCGTCGGTGGCGCCGGAAGCGCCCAGCCAGACCAGGTACGACAGCCAGGCGTCCAGCGGTCCGGTGATCGGCCGGTGCAGCGGCCACCCGTCGAAGCGGCCCGCGGGCAGGCCGAAGTGCGCGTACCCGTGGCTGCTCGGGCGGTCCGGATCCCACCGGAACTCGTCCCGCATGCCCGGCCGCAGCAACAGCAGCGTGCCGGGGCGCAGGGTGAGCTCATCCGCCATGTCGAGGCGGCGCCACCGCGCGCTGCCGGCGAGCATCCACACCAGCTCGAAGTCGCGCAACGTACGCGGGCCAAACGACGCGCCCGCCGGATAGTTCCCCACGGCCGGACGGCCGAACGTCAACCGCGCCCGATGCGACATCACAATCAGCCATGTTCACGCGCCGCCCGTCCATGGTCAACACCCACCCGTCGCGGCAGGCTGAACCGCATGGACTTCACGCTTTCCCAGTACGAGAAGGACGGGTATGCGGTCGTGCCGGAGGCGTTGACGCCGCAGGAGGTCGACGAGTTGCGCGCCGAGACGCTGCGGATCTGCCGCGGCGAGCTGGGCCAGGTCGACGGGCTCATGCCGCCGCGGCCCGGCGACACCGACGACACGCTCGTGCGGCGCTACGTGTGCGTCCACTACCCGCACAAGCTGTCCCCGCTGATGGCCGGCGCGCTGGCCCATCCGTCCATCGTGGACGCGCTGACCCAGGTCGTCGGGCCGGACGTCAAGGCCATGCAGTCCATGCTCTTCACCAAGGGCGAGGGCAAGCCGGGCCAGGCATGGCACCAGGACGAGATGTTCATCCCGACCCGGGACCGGTCACTGACCGCCGCGTGGATCGCGCTCGACGACGCCACCGTCGAGAACGGCTGCCTGTGGGTGCTGCCCGGATCGCACCGCAGCGGGATCATCTACCCCGACCGCGAGCAGCACGACGACCGCTTCGACTGCGCCGTCGAGGCGTACGCGTTCCCGTGGCGCGACGAGGACGCCGTGCCGCTGGAGTTGCCGGCCGGCAGCGCCGTCCTGTTCAACGGCCACCTGCTGCACCGCTCGCTGCCCAACACCGGAAAGCACGGGCTGCGCCGGGCCCTGGTCAACCACTACATGAGCGCGACCTCGCGACTACCGTGGGTCAAGGCCCCGGAAGGCGTCTCGTTCGCCAAGTGGGACTACCGCGACATCGTCATGGTCGCCGGCACCGACCCGTACGCCTATCTCGGCCTCGCCGACCTGGCCCGCCCGCACGTCCGCCCCGAACGCGACGGCGGCTGCGTGCGCTGATCGCTGATCTTGCACAATCGTCGGATGCGTACGTCATCCGCCTACCGCGTCGTCGCGGCGACCGCCGCGCTCGTCCTGCTGGCCGCCTGCACCGATGAGCCCGCGCCGACACCGACACCGCCCGCCCCGACCACCAGCGGGAACGCGGCGTGCCCGGCGCCCGGCGTGGCGCTCACGGCCGGACCGGTGGACGCCGCGGCGGGGCTGCGGGCCATGCGCGTCGAGATGGCGAACTGCGGCAGCCAGCCGTACACGGTGGACGGCTATCCGGCGCTCCGGGTGCTCGGCGCCGACCGCGCGCCGCTGGCGGTCACCACGGCCGAGGGGACGGCCCGGATCTCGTCGATCGCCGGGTTCGACAAGCCGCCGCAGCCGGTGACGCTGGCCCCCGGCGACCGCGCGGCCGCCGTGGTGGTGTGGCGGAACACCGTCACCGACGGCAACACGCCGGCGACCACGGGCACCCACCTGGAGGTGGCGCCGGCGGCCGGTCAACCCGCGCAGGTGCTCAGCCCGGCGGGCGGCCTCGACCTGGGCACCACCGGCACCATCGCCACGAGCCCGTGGGTGGCCGAAAGCTAGTCGGTGCCGCGCCGGGCTAGTCGGTGCTACGCAGTGCGGCCAGGACCGGGGCGTACATGCGGGCCTTGATGGCGCCCAGCGTGGGACCGGCCTTGCCGGCCGCCGCCCCGGCGAGCTCCACGGCGGTGCGGCGCACCGCGTCCTCGTCCACGGCGTGGTCGACGACGCCGGCGGCGAGCGCGTCCGCGCCGCCGTACCGGCGGGCGGTGGTCATCGCCTCGTGCGCGGTCCGCTTGCTCAGCCGGGCCTGGATCAGCGCCGACATGCCTACCGTGAACGGGATGCCGATGTCGACCTCGGGCAGGCACCAGAAGCCGCGGTCGGCGCGCATCACCCGGAAGTCGTGCGCGAGGGAGAGCATCGCCCCGGCGGCGAACGTGTGCCCTTGCAGGGCGGCGACCGTGATGACCGGCAGGGCCAGCAGCCGGGCGAAGAGGTCGTGGACGCTGCCGACGTACTCCTGGGACCGGTCGCCGTGGGCGCCCAGCCACTCCAGGTCCAGGCCGTTGGAGTAGAACTTGCCGGTCGCGGCCGTCACCAGGGCACGCGGACCCTCGGCCTTCTCCACCTCGTCCAGCGCGGCGTGCACCGCGGCGATCCAGTCGGGGTGGAAGCGGTTCTCGGTGTCCCCGAGGTCGAGGACGAAGACGTTCTCCTGACGGTCCAGCGTCGGCATCACACGAGGCTACCAGCAAGTAACTTGCCCGATGACATTTGTCATCGGTGCGGCGTGAGACCGCCATCGGAACCGATGGGCGGCGGCACTACATCGGCCGCGCCGCCGGCCAAACACTCAAAGGCATGAGGCGCACACTCGCAATCCTGCTGAGTTCGGTCATGGGGCTGA
Coding sequences within:
- a CDS encoding phytanoyl-CoA dioxygenase family protein codes for the protein MDFTLSQYEKDGYAVVPEALTPQEVDELRAETLRICRGELGQVDGLMPPRPGDTDDTLVRRYVCVHYPHKLSPLMAGALAHPSIVDALTQVVGPDVKAMQSMLFTKGEGKPGQAWHQDEMFIPTRDRSLTAAWIALDDATVENGCLWVLPGSHRSGIIYPDREQHDDRFDCAVEAYAFPWRDEDAVPLELPAGSAVLFNGHLLHRSLPNTGKHGLRRALVNHYMSATSRLPWVKAPEGVSFAKWDYRDIVMVAGTDPYAYLGLADLARPHVRPERDGGCVR
- a CDS encoding glycosyltransferase, translated to MLYISSPIGLGHARRDVAIAAALRERHPDVQIDWLAQHPVTRVLEAAGEHVHPASRWLANESAHIEGEAGEHDPHCFEALRRMDEVLLANFMVFHDVVRDTPYDLVVGDESWDVDHFLHENPELKRFAYAWLTDFVGNLPMPDGGPREALVTADYNAEMIDHIARYPRIRDRAVFVGNPDDVVDAHFGPGLPRIRDWTREHYAFAGYVTGFDPAAVADREALRADLGYRPDERVCVVTVGGSGVGGHLLRRVVDGYGAAAARVPGLRMVVVTGPRIDPRSVPAADGLDVRAFVPDLYRHLAASDLAIVQGGLTTCMELTAARRPFIYIPLRHHFEQNFHVAHRLDQYGAGYRLDYDDLTPDTLGAAIAAQIGRDTAYRPVETDGAARAADLLADLL
- a CDS encoding alpha/beta fold hydrolase, with protein sequence MTYDGPGNGRSDRPLEPSAYGQEAQVAYALKVLDAVGGGPVVQVALSKAANWALDLAAHHAERVRGTVLIGPTVAVADTDAVRLAHSALDGPRPDVEPSRVPLVEKDPPEQWAKYNRAYWREDYDDFVWFFLGQCFSERHSTKQIEDGVRWGRETTGAVLVADSHGSRPDADTLAAWCARVTQPVLLIHGDKDRISPVRRSELLADLTGGELVTLEGAGTSRSPAIRYASTS
- a CDS encoding helix-turn-helix transcriptional regulator; the encoded protein is MGNYPAGASFGPRTLRDFELVWMLAGSARWRRLDMADELTLRPGTLLLLRPGMRDEFRWDPDRPSSHGYAHFGLPAGRFDGWPLHRPITGPLDAWLSYLVWLGASGATDDWIEQMLTTVVRTFVSGPLPPVRDPAEPPPLAAALDHVRRQWATRVRAVPVGELATAARVSRAHLSRLFRQAYGHGPVAALELVRLARAEALLVRSNLSVTEVGRSVGFADPLHFSRRFRAAYGLSPRALRAAAGTTPALPPAVAALARRLRPG
- a CDS encoding SDR family NAD(P)-dependent oxidoreductase codes for the protein MSVLDAFALTGRVAVVTGGNRGLGRAFVDALAQAGASVAIVARDTAKTAEVLAELPDGTAVRGFAADVRQRAEVDRAVEEIVSEMGGVDILVNNAGTCVHAPALDVTEADWHAVVDTNVTGVWNCCQAFGRHMASNGGGTIVNVGSISGLIVNRPQWQPAYNASKAAVHQLTKSLAAEWAPLGIRVNALAPGYIKTEMAPVDRPEFRQHWIEDVPMKRYATPEEIAPSLIYLASDASAFMTGSVLVIDGGYTAF
- a CDS encoding DUF4232 domain-containing protein produces the protein MRTSSAYRVVAATAALVLLAACTDEPAPTPTPPAPTTSGNAACPAPGVALTAGPVDAAAGLRAMRVEMANCGSQPYTVDGYPALRVLGADRAPLAVTTAEGTARISSIAGFDKPPQPVTLAPGDRAAAVVVWRNTVTDGNTPATTGTHLEVAPAAGQPAQVLSPAGGLDLGTTGTIATSPWVAES
- a CDS encoding enoyl-CoA hydratase-related protein, with translation MPTLDRQENVFVLDLGDTENRFHPDWIAAVHAALDEVEKAEGPRALVTAATGKFYSNGLDLEWLGAHGDRSQEYVGSVHDLFARLLALPVITVAALQGHTFAAGAMLSLAHDFRVMRADRGFWCLPEVDIGIPFTVGMSALIQARLSKRTAHEAMTTARRYGGADALAAGVVDHAVDEDAVRRTAVELAGAAAGKAGPTLGAIKARMYAPVLAALRSTD